From Rutidosis leptorrhynchoides isolate AG116_Rl617_1_P2 chromosome 3, CSIRO_AGI_Rlap_v1, whole genome shotgun sequence, a single genomic window includes:
- the LOC139899511 gene encoding patellin-6-like isoform X1 — protein sequence MDSLSSPSKSNSATTPHRTPSFKEDTYHLHNLKPTEKKALEEFKEKLTIAAADGIVAGDASMWGIPLLPISATNEKTDVILLKFLRAREFRVQDSLNMLLKCLTWRKDFGADNIVEEDLGFKDLEGVVAYMNGYDKQGHPVCYNAYGVFKDKEMYEKIFGDNEKLKKFLRWRVQVLERGIKMLHFKPGGINSIIQVTDLNDMPKRELRVASNHILSLFQDNYPEMVARKIFINVPWYFSMLYSMFSPFLTQRTKSKFVLSKEGNAAETLYKYISPENVPVQYGGLSRPNQLNTGPPKPASEFTVKGGEKVNIQIEGIEASATITWDIVVGGWDLVYSAEYVPNANGSYTIAVEKPRKMGPVEDAVHNSYTAKEAGKLVLSVDNSASRKRKVASYRYLVRKSNIVM from the exons ATGGACTCATTATCATCACCTTCAAAATCTAATTCCGCCACCACTCCCCACCGTACACCGTCCTTCAAAGAAGACACATACCACCTCCACAACCTTAAACCCACTGAGAAAAAAGCCCTAGAAGaatttaaagaaaaactcactattgCAGCCGCCGATGGCATTGTCGCCGGCGACGCATCAATGTGGGGCATCCCGTTACTACCAATATCCGCCACCAATGAAAAAACTGACGTCATCCTGTTGAAATTTCTCAGGGCAAGAGAATTTAGAGTTCAAGATTCACTAAACATGCTTTTAAAGTGTCTTACTTGGAGAAAAGATTTTGGGGCTGACAACATTGTTGAAGAGGATTTAGGGTTTAAGGATCTTGAAGGAGTTGTGGCTTATATGAATGGGTATGATAAACAAGGTCACCCTGTTTGTTATAATGCGTACGGTGTTTTTAAAGATAAAGAAATGTATgaaaaaatatttggagataatgAGAAATTGAAAAAATTTCTTAGATGGAGAGTGCAAGTACTTGAAAGAGGGATAAAAATGTTGCATTTTAAGCCTGGTGGGATTAATTCAATTATTCAAGTTACTGATCTAAATGACATGCCTAAAAGAGAGCTTAGGGTTGCTTCTAATCACATTCTGTCTTTATTTCAAGATAATTATCCAGAAATGGTTGCTCGTAAG ATCTTTATCAATGTACCATGGTACTTCAGCATGTTGTACTCAATGTTCAGTCCATTTTTGACTCAAAGAACCAAAAGCAAGTTTGTGCTTTCTAAAGAGGGCAATGCTGCAGAGACTCTTTACAA GTACATCAGTCCAGAAAATGTACCAGTTCAGTATGGCGGACTGAGTCGACCCAACCAGTTAAACACCGGTCCACCAAAACCCGCTTCTGAGTTCACTGTCAAAGGTGGTGAAAAAGTCAATATTCAAATTGAGGGTATTGAG GCAAGTGCAACGATAACTTGGGATATAGTGGTCGGAGGATGGGATTTGGTATACAGTGCTGAATACGTCCCAAATGCTAACGGAAGCTACACGATCGCAGTGGAGAAGCCGAGGAAAATGGGGCCCGTGGAAGATGCGGTTCACAACTCTTATACTGCAAAAGAAGCGGGAAAGTTAGTGTTGTCGGTTGATAATTCAGCTTCTCGAAAGAGAAAGGTTGCATCTTATCGGTACCTGGTACGAAAATCTAACATTGTTATGTGA
- the LOC139899511 gene encoding patellin-6-like isoform X2, whose product MDSLSSPSKSNSATTPHRTPSFKEDTYHLHNLKPTEKKALEEFKEKLTIAAADGIVAGDASMWGIPLLPISATNEKTDVILLKFLRAREFRVQDSLNMLLKCLTWRKDFGADNIVEEDLGFKDLEGVVAYMNGYDKQGHPVCYNAYGVFKDKEMYEKIFGDNEKLKKFLRWRVQVLERGIKMLHFKPGGINSIIQVTDLNDMPKRELRVASNHILSLFQDNYPEMVARKIFINVPWYFSMLYSMFSPFLTQRTKSKFVLSKEGNAAETLYNPENVPVQYGGLSRPNQLNTGPPKPASEFTVKGGEKVNIQIEGIEASATITWDIVVGGWDLVYSAEYVPNANGSYTIAVEKPRKMGPVEDAVHNSYTAKEAGKLVLSVDNSASRKRKVASYRYLVRKSNIVM is encoded by the exons ATGGACTCATTATCATCACCTTCAAAATCTAATTCCGCCACCACTCCCCACCGTACACCGTCCTTCAAAGAAGACACATACCACCTCCACAACCTTAAACCCACTGAGAAAAAAGCCCTAGAAGaatttaaagaaaaactcactattgCAGCCGCCGATGGCATTGTCGCCGGCGACGCATCAATGTGGGGCATCCCGTTACTACCAATATCCGCCACCAATGAAAAAACTGACGTCATCCTGTTGAAATTTCTCAGGGCAAGAGAATTTAGAGTTCAAGATTCACTAAACATGCTTTTAAAGTGTCTTACTTGGAGAAAAGATTTTGGGGCTGACAACATTGTTGAAGAGGATTTAGGGTTTAAGGATCTTGAAGGAGTTGTGGCTTATATGAATGGGTATGATAAACAAGGTCACCCTGTTTGTTATAATGCGTACGGTGTTTTTAAAGATAAAGAAATGTATgaaaaaatatttggagataatgAGAAATTGAAAAAATTTCTTAGATGGAGAGTGCAAGTACTTGAAAGAGGGATAAAAATGTTGCATTTTAAGCCTGGTGGGATTAATTCAATTATTCAAGTTACTGATCTAAATGACATGCCTAAAAGAGAGCTTAGGGTTGCTTCTAATCACATTCTGTCTTTATTTCAAGATAATTATCCAGAAATGGTTGCTCGTAAG ATCTTTATCAATGTACCATGGTACTTCAGCATGTTGTACTCAATGTTCAGTCCATTTTTGACTCAAAGAACCAAAAGCAAGTTTGTGCTTTCTAAAGAGGGCAATGCTGCAGAGACTCTTTACAA TCCAGAAAATGTACCAGTTCAGTATGGCGGACTGAGTCGACCCAACCAGTTAAACACCGGTCCACCAAAACCCGCTTCTGAGTTCACTGTCAAAGGTGGTGAAAAAGTCAATATTCAAATTGAGGGTATTGAG GCAAGTGCAACGATAACTTGGGATATAGTGGTCGGAGGATGGGATTTGGTATACAGTGCTGAATACGTCCCAAATGCTAACGGAAGCTACACGATCGCAGTGGAGAAGCCGAGGAAAATGGGGCCCGTGGAAGATGCGGTTCACAACTCTTATACTGCAAAAGAAGCGGGAAAGTTAGTGTTGTCGGTTGATAATTCAGCTTCTCGAAAGAGAAAGGTTGCATCTTATCGGTACCTGGTACGAAAATCTAACATTGTTATGTGA